The following is a genomic window from Methanoculleus thermophilus.
TGATGCCTGCAGGGCATCTCTGGAGGAGCGTGATCTGGCGTGCAATCTCCTCGGGGTCACCAACCAGCGTGCGATCGACGAGGCGGATGTTGTCATTCTCGCGATACCGTTCAGACACGTGGCTCCCACCCTGAAAACCTTGACCGGGTTTGAGGATAAGATCGTCATCAGCCCGGTCAATCCGATCGAACGGACAACTTACTTCTATTACGCTCCTCCGCCGGAGGGTTCGGCGGCGATGATGATCAAGGGGATGCTTCCAGAGAGCGCGATCGTCTGTGCCGCGTTCAATAACGTCGCTGCAAACAAGTGGCGGGCGCTCGACGAGGTGCTGGACTACTCGGTCGCCGTCTGCTGCGACGACGATGGTGCAAAGCGAACGGTCATGGATCTTGTCAACAGTGTATCCAGCCTCCGTGCCTATGATGCAGGACCGCTTCATGCCGCTTCCATCGTTGAGAGCCTCACACCGCTTCTCCTCAACATCGCGCGGTTCAACGGGATGAAGGATGTCGGAGTGAGGTTTGTATAATCCTGCCCGGGAGAGGTTTTTGTGGCTCGGGACCTGCACCTGACCCCAAAAACCTGAACTCTTTGGTAATCGTATTCGCTCTGCAAAGACTGTTTTAGAACTCTGATCTCTTCTCGATAGTCCCAACCAGCACACAGATATCCCCTGTCGCGCCAAATCATTCTGTACGAAGTTCGGGATGTCTTAAATGCTGGATCAGGAATTCGAACGAATAGGAAAAAGGCTCTTTTTGGAAGGGCTTGTCGGAGCGAATTTCGGGAACATGAGCGTCCGGGCGGAGGAAGGCGGCTTTCACATCACCCGGACCGGCGCCTACCTCGACACCTGCGAGATGCCGGCCTTTGTTCCGGAGAAAGGCGACGCCCCGCGTGAAGCCTCGAGCGAGTACCGGGTCCACCGGGCGGTCTACCGGGAGACGCCCCATTGCGCGATCGTCCATGCCCACCCTGTCCACGCCGTTGCCGCCTCGCTCGATGCCGATATCATCCGGCCGGCCGACAGCGAGGGGGGGATGCTCTGCCCGGCAATCCCGGTCGTCACCGGGAGCCCGGGGACCAACGAGATCGCAGAGAACGTCGCCGGGGCGCTTCAGGCCGGTCATATCGTCATTGTCCGGGGGCATGGGACGTTTGCCGCCGGAAGAACACTTGATGAGGCGTATATCTACACCTCGATAGCAGAGTATGCCTGTAGGATTCTCTTCTTATCGGGGCGGCTTCGGGGGGTTCTGTAACTCCTCGATCTGACGGATGATCTCGCGGTGAAACCCAAGGAGCATGTCGCTGATAACCCCGAACATGAAGATCTGAAAGCCGACCACGATCAGGAGGACCGTGAGGATGGTGAGCGGCAGGTGCTCGATATTCTTGAGCCATTCGAGGACGACATAGATCCCGATGACACCACCTGCAAGCGATATGAGGAGACCGATGATCCCGAAGTAAAAGATCGGGTTGTTCGTCTTCGCGAGCCGGTATATGGTCGAGAGTATCCCGATACCGTCGTGGAGGGGATTTAGTTTGGTGGCGGTGCCGGATCGTGCGTAGTATCGGACAGGAACGACGGCTATTCGCTGCCCGTGTCTCACCGCCTCGACTGCCATCTCCGTCTCGATCTCGAATCCGGTCTCCTTTAAGGTCATTTGCCGGATCGAATGAAGGGTAAAAGCGCGGTAGCCGGAGAGGATGTCACGAAGGTCTCGTCCGTGTGCTATCCTGAACATCAAGTTGATGATATGGTTGCCGAGGTGGTTCAGCCTCGTGAACGCCCCTTCCTCCGGGTTGGCAAGGCGGTCGCCGATGACGTGATCGAACCCCCGCCCGAGAGGTTCGAGCATTCGCTCCGCGTCTTCCGGCGAGTTGGTCCCATCTCCGTCAAGCATGAGCACGTAAGGCTTATCGATGATCTCGATAGCCTCGATAATGGCGTTGCCCTTTCCCTTCCCCGTCTGTTTCCGGACAATTGCTCCTGCAGCCTGTGCAATCTCCGGGGTCCCGTCGATGCTGTTCCCATCCATGACGAGGATGTGGTGAAACCCGCGCTCCTGGAATTCCTGGATCAGTCTGCCGATCGTCGGGGCTTCATTCAGCGTAGGGATGAAGATGCACACCTCGTCGCGCTCGATGCTCATTGACGTACTTATATCCAATTGGGAATCATAAGGACTTCGCATGCACGTTGCCAAATCGGGGCTTAGGGTTCTCGGGATCGCTGAGAGTTACTCCGGGCGTGAGCGGTCCACCCTTGCCGGGGTCGTCATGCGAAAAGATCTCCTTATCGACGGGGTGGCCTTTGCACCGGTGACCGTCGGGGGATCGGACGCCACCGATGCGGTCATCCGGGTCTTTACCGGCCTTGCACGAGAGGATATCAACCTCATAATGATCAGCGGAAGCGTCATCGCCTGGTACAACATCATCGACCCCGTAGCGGTGCAGGAGGCGACGGGTCTCCCCGTCATCATCACTACCTACGAGGAGTCGGAAGGGCTCGAGGAAGACATTCGCCGGCACTTTCCGGGCGACGTTGAGAGGCTTGCAGCATACCGCCGGCTTGGCGAGCGTATCCCCGTCAGGCTGCACTCGGGATACGCTCTCTTCATCCGGCCTTACGGACTTTCCTTCAAGGATGCTGCAAGGCTCTGCAACGACTTCACGCGCGAAGGGAAGGTGCCCGAGCCGATCAGGGTTGCCCGGCTCATTGCCCGGGGTCTCGTCCGGTCGTCCCGGTCAACTCCTGACGACCATGACCGTTGACGTCGCATGATCGACGACGTAGGAACTGACACTCCCGAGGATGAATCGGTCGATCCGACCTCTGCCATGCGATCCAATCACGGTCAGGTCGGCGTTGAGCTCCTGCGCGAGAGCGGTGATCTCCGCTCCCGGGTGTCCTCGGCGCTTGTGAACCGTCATCCGGACTCCGGATGCGGCTGCCTGCCGCTCCGCTTCGGCGAGAATCTCATCCGCCTCCCGTTCGAGCGAGTCGAGGACTGCCTGCCTTGCTAAATCGGGTGGTTCGAGCTCGTTGAGCATCAGTGTAGGGTAGGTTTCGGTCTGGACAACATGTACGGCATGAAGGGCTGCTTTCATGGAGCGGGCAACGGCCAGCGCTTCCTCGAGCGCTCTGTGACCGATCTCCGACCCATCGATCGCGACGAGTATCAATTTGAACATAATCGTCTGTCTGAAACGTACTGATACAAATACATGGTCTTTGCAGGCGTTCCACCTCATGCCTGCACGGTGTGCTTCGAGATTATCTCCCCCGTCTGCTTCTCCAAAATCTCGACGGTGACCTGTACGCCCGGGTAGATGGTATTGTCGGAGAGGTCCAGTTCCAGCTCCTCGCCTGGATTCCAGTAGGGGGTGCGGCACCCCTCGCCCCCGAGCGTCTTTACCCCGTAGTGGTGCGATGGTATGAGCCGGTGGCCGTTTAAAGTCTGGACGACGCAGACTTTCTGGCCGTTCCGATATATGACTGCCTTTAAGCCGTCGTTTTCGTAGACCGTGCTGCCGTTATTGAGGAGCACTATCCTGCTTGCGCAGGTGAATTTTCCTGTCTCCTTGCTGTTATGAGAGATCTCGGTAATAATGATCGGCGGCTCTGCAGGCTCCATCCAGGACCCGGACGGGAGCATCGCAAGCGCCATCAGCAGGACAAGAATAGCGAGGATGATGGTGATGGCAACCATCAGGAGCGTGCCGTGCGTCTCCGAGATGGCTCGATCACTCTCCGTGGTCAGCTCTACTGGCGCTTCGGACGGTTTCCCTGGCTGAGATGCCGTTCGTAAAGCCGTTGAAAATCGAAAGATTGTGCTATCCGCTCCCAACATTTACGTCCCTGTACCGTCTTCTTCCCGCGGACCGCGGACCACGACAGCCCGATGCGCCAACTGCGCTGGGTCTCCCGGCGGGCGTTCTGACATGAACTACTGGAGCAATGGTTTGCCCGCACGGCATCTCTATCTGTATGCAGGGGATAGTGACTCCCCATCCTCCTTGAAGCGTCATTCTCGCCTTGGATGAGAATCCCACCATCTGATAAATAAACGCTACGAAACGAAGTTTCAGTTGTGAGTGATTGAACTATGAAACAGAACTCAGGTCCATCTCGATCGATTTTTAAGCGGACTATGGAGCAGCCACTTGCCTGTAGGAGCTGCTGATTGCGCCCAGGATACAGAGGCCGGTCTTCAAGGTTAAGGCCTGAGGGAGTGGCATCTTACAGCGCAGGCTATGAGATCTCCTGGATGAGAGGCGGAGGTCACAAGGGGGCGTGCGGCATTGTCCGAAGAAATGAGTGCTGGAGGCGGACACACCCGGTAAGGGGCGGGGCCGCCACCCCATCATCAGGAGTGATGACCGCTGGTCCCGGTCAATCGAGGGACCCCTGGGAAGCGTCACTCACCCTGGTACTCTTCAAGAGCGAGCTGGTACATCCAGTCGAAGAGGAGCGCGCAGTCTTCCGGGGTACACTCCTGATCGCAGCCGATACAAGGGAGGATCTCTCCTCCTGCAAGGATGAGACAGGGGTCAATCGCCTGTTTCTTCGCCCGCAATAGATACGTCTTGATGCCGTCGCTACGAAACTCGATACGCTCGATCAGCCCGGCATCCAGCAGTCGCTTTACGATTCTTGAGCACTTTCTGCTGTCGATGTCAAGGAGTTTCCAGAGTTCGCTCTGGAGAACCCCCTGGCGATGAGACTGAATGACCTTAAGTGCTTCTTCCTCCTGGTCGGACATGGCTATCAGAGCAGGGGTGCAATAGTCAAAATGTTATTGCCTCTTATGACGACGGTCCCCAGTATGCGGCCCCTCTGGTCGCCTTTATACTCTGTGGTCTCGTCCATATGCAGATTCAGGTGTTCGTCAACCGCCACGAGCCGGCCCTGGAGTTTTCTGCCGTCGTCCTTGATCTCAACGACTATTTTAGAGTCTACGAGAGAAAAAACCTTTTTTACGGGGAGTACAATGCCGTTAACCATCTGTTCTTATATGGTTACCCTCACGCATTAAATTTTCCGTCAACCATTTCCGGCATAGAAAGAGGCCTCCCTGCTACAGAGATCTCGTTCGAGTACCCTTGATTGCAATCAATGGCTGGCAGTCCAAAAACCAGGAGTAAAAATGGGTTACTCGGGGAGGTCTTCCCAGCGGTCCTTGAACTGCTTCTCGACGCCGGGGAGAGTGGTATACTCCATCTCTTCGAGCGAGAGGCGGTGAGGTTCGAACGGTCCGTGGGCCCTGAGCATACTGGAGAGTTCGCAGCACTGTTCGCGGACGCGATCGAATGCCGGATCGTCGAACATATCTGCAGGCCCGATCAGTTTCCCGTTGCTGACCTGGAACCCGAGACAGATGACCCGGGGCGGTCCGTCGAACTGCGTGCAGTTTGCATCGCAGACGCCGACCGGCATGAATGGTCCATGGTGCGAGCCGCGCATCCAGCCGGCAACGAGGATGGGTGTCCTGAAGGGGTCGATGACCTCTCCGACCGACGGGAACCCGCTCTGTGCCCTGACGATCATGACCGGGTCGTCCTTGCCGACGTAGCGGCCGGCCATCAGATTCAGTCGCTGGGTGCTGGTGGAGGCCGCGATTGTGCCATCCCTCTTCCAGACGTACTTGATCACATAGCGGCTCGGTGCTCCGATATAGGCAAGAAGGCTGTAAGATTCTTCGGGCGTGTTAAAGCGGATCCTCCGCTTCTCGATGACATCGTGGACCTCGAAGGTGAACCCTTGGTGCATCGAAGGATCGATGACGAGGCCGGACGTGCTGAAGGGATCGGCGAAGATCTTGTAGAGGAAGTAGTTCCACGCCCCGGGCTCGGTCTTGTCGGCCATGAAGATCAGAACCGGATCGGAACCCCGCTCCTCAAACTCCATCTCGGCAACGCCGGGTCCCATCCCCTTAACATTGCCGCTGAAAGCATCCCCAAGGAGGTCCTGGCCGGCGCCGTAGAGTTTCATCTCTTTGGCAACTCCGGCGCACTCCATGAAGATATCCCACGCCAACTTGTGGATCTCTTCATTGTCCTCACCCTTGGTGTGCGTCATGATCAACTCGAGATCATCACCGCAGTGGGTAACATGCGAGTCGATGATGATCTTGCCCTCTGCTTCCTTGAGCCTCTGGGCGGCCAGTTCAAGGATCTTTGGGTGGGTACGGGAGTGCCCTGGGAAACTGCCTATATCTGCTTTAATTACAGACACGGTGGTCTTAACCATTTAATCACCACTACCTGGACGGGCATAGCCCTTACGACTAGTAGATAGGTATTACTGTATATGTAGGTGTTGTTGCCTTGAAAAAGGGTTGGCTGGGGCAACGTATAGTACGACTTCCTATCCTTGATGTGGACCGGATTTCTTTCGCATGTGTGCGGCGGGAAGTGGCATTCTGCTTAATGTAGTGAGTTTTGGCTTTTTGGTCCAATTATACTCTTCAATCCAAAAAAGGAAGGCTATCGGTGTTCAATCCCATTGGGGTCTAATATGTGACTTAGATGTCCGCCGCGCGTCCCCTCCCGGGGCGGCAGATGAGGAAAAAGAGGAGTTGCCGGGTTCTGCCGGGTCTTGGGACGGCCCTTAATCGATCCGGATTGTTTTGCCCCGTGAGAATTTGACCTCCAGGACACCATGCTTGTAGTTTGACTGCATGGAGTCGGGATCCACGGCCGGCACCTCCACCGAGGTCAGCTGGTTTGCGCCGGCGATGATCGTCAATGTCCCATTGATGAGTGACAGGTGAATTTCATCTTTTTCGACACCCGGGAGATCGACTGCCACCGTCACATCATCGTCGGTTGTAAACATCTCTGCGATCGGCTCGATCTTTCCTTCCGATGAGGGTTCTGCAGGCGCAGATACGGGTTCCGTCTCCTCCGTCGTTGGGGCCTCCTGTCTGCTGGCATCATGAAGGACGATCTTGAATCCATAGGCAAACGGCCTGTTCTGATCTCCCTGCTCTTTGAGCCCCTGCTCCATGAGACGTTTCATCAGCTCGTTGAGCTGCTGGAAGATGTCTTCTGGGGTGTCACTCATGTGCATCACGTTGTCTTTGACTCTGTTGATGAGGGACCGCCCCCAGAAGGGGACCGGTCCCATCAGAACGCCATGCCTGTCTGGGGCAGCGGACGTTCTATCTTGGTCTTCAGTTCCTTTGTGAGACGGCTTATCTCACCGAAGTCTTTCTTTCTCGCGTAGACCGCGTCTTTGAGGGCCTGCACCAGATCCTTGACTTCTTCCTCGATCTTTCCAGTCTCCCGCGTCCTGACCCGGTTGATGGCCGAGACGGCCTCTTCAAGGGCCGACCGCTGCTCCTGGTTGTAGAGGATCTTCCAGGAGCTGCGTTCGTTCTCTTCCAACCGGTCGATATCCAGCGAACCTTTCACGCGGGTGAAGGCATCTTCGAAGTGTTTCTTCGTGATCCTTACATTGCCGATCGCCTGGCGCCGTTCTTCCTCGGGCTTCTTGCCCATCACAGCAATGAACTCGCGCATTGCGGATATCTTTGCTTCACGGACCAGTGCCTCGATGTCGGCTCCAACGTAGCCTTCTGTCCTGTCAACCAGTTCATCGATGTTGACATCGTTTGAGAGGATCTCTTTGTTCCTGAGGTAGACCTCGAAGATCTTCTTTCTGCCCTCACGATCCGGCGGAGGAACGTAGATGATCCGGTCCAATCTGCCGGGGCGAAGCAGCGCCTCGTCCAACATGTCAGGGCGGTTGGTAGCGCCGAGAACCACGACATTGTTGAGCTCCTCGAGGCCATCGAGCTCTGTCAGGATCTGGCTTACCACACTTTCAGTTACGTGTGATGATCCTATATAAGCTCCGCGCTTTGGCAGAAGTGCATCTATTTCGTCGAAAAAGATAATCGACGGTGCAGCTTGCCTCGCTTTCCTAAACACCTGACGAATTCCGCGTTCTGATTCCCCGACCCATTTCGAAAGGAGTTCCGGACCTTTTACAGAGATGAAATTGCATTCGCTCTCGTTTGCGACCGCCTTTGCCAGGAGGGTTTTCCCCGTTCCTGGGGGGCCGAAGAGCAGGATCCCGCGGGGTGGCTTAGTGTCCAGGGAGGCAAATACCTCCGGGTACTTGAGCGGCCACTCGACGGCTTCCGCAAGATCTCTTTTTACGTCATCAAGGCCTCCGACGTCTTCCCATTTGACATCGGGTATCTCCACGAGCACCTCCCTCATCGCGCTCGGCTCAACATGCTTGTGCGCTTCGATGAAGTCCTCGTTCGTTACACGGAGCTGGTCGATGATCTCGGCAGGGATCTCCTCCTCGATCTTGATCTGCGGGATGATCCGACGCAGCGCGTGCATCGCCGCCTCCTTTGCAAGCAGCGCGATATCTGCGCCGACGAACCCATGCGTCGAGCGGGCGTACTCCTCAAGGTTCACATCGTCGGCAAGCGGCATGCCCCGTGTGTGAATCTGGAAGATCTGCTGCCTCCCTTTGGTGTCCGGGATGCCGATCTCGATCTCGCGGTCGAACCGGCCGCCGCGCCGCAGAGCAGGGTCGATCATATCGGGAAGGTTCGTTGCGGCGATTACCACGACCTGACCACGGGTCTTCAACCCGTCCATGAGAGCGAGGAGCTGGGCGACGACCCGGCGTTCGACCTCGCCCTTCACCTCTTCACGTTTGGGCGCGATCGAGTCGATCTCGTCGATGAAGATGATCGAGGGCGCGTTCTCCTGCGCCTCCTCAAAGACTTCGCGGAGACGCTCCTCGGATTCGCCGTAATACTTGCTCATGATCTCGGGGCCCGAGAGCGTGATGAAGTGAGCGTCCACCTCGTTTGCCACTGCCTTTGCGATCAGCGTCTTTCCTGTACCGGGCGGGCCGTAGAGGAGGACACCCTTTGGAGGCTCGATGCCGAGGCGCTCAAAGAGCTCGGGGTGCCGGAGGGGGAGTTCGATCATCTCCCGGACGAGTTGCAGTTCGCGGTCGAGACCCCCGATATCCTCGTAGTGGACGTCGGCCGCCCTCGTCTCCCGCTGCCCCTCCTTGGGCTCGTATGGGGTCTCCTTCAGCTCGATCTCGGTGCTGTCGGTGACGATGGCGATGCCTTTCGGGACGACTTTGGCGACCGCGAACGTAAGCGGGTTGCCGAGGATGCTGACCGGAATGTATTGCCCCTCGATAACCGGCCGGCCTCGAAGGAGTCTTGCCAGGTACTGCTCGCCGCCGACCAGCCGGATCGGCTGGGTCGGCTGGATGGTCACTTTCTTCGCGTATCCGGCCTCGGTCTTCTTGATCTTGACTATATCGTCGATCCCCGCCCCGACGTTGCGCCGGGTGTTTCCATCGATACGCAGAATTGCCCTGCCGGTGTCCTGGGGGAATCCAGGCCATACGAGCGTCGCTGCCTTCTGCCGACCTTCGATCTCGATGACGTCCCCGCTGACAAGATTGAGAGCCTTCATTGTGTCGATGCTCAGTCGGGCAATCCCACGACCGGCGTCTTCATGAGCCGCCTCTTTGATGGTCACCTCAACAGAGTCGATATTAGCCATGTGCTCCATCTCCTGTGATGTTTACCATAAGTAAGTGAAAAGTTATATTTATATTTTTGCATTGCAGCATCCTATTTGCACTGGATGATACCCTTTTCTGTAACAATGAAGTCCATCTTCACGTCGTAATCGTCAGCAGGAATGCTCTCCATCTGCTGGCAGGAGAATGCAATCCCAATCTTTTTTGGGCGTGGGTACCGGCAGAGGAAGCGGTCGTAATACCCGGCGCCGTAACCAAGCCGGTTCCCTTCGGCATCAAAGGCAAGCATCGGTATGATGACGGCTTCGACCTCCTCGGGCCGGGCCGGAATCTCGTGACCGATCGGTTCGGGAACGTTGAATGTGCTCGGGACGAGGACCCCGGGGTCCGGGAGATACGAGAGGCGAAGGCTGTGGGTCTCCCGCTCGATGATAGGCACGACAACCTTCACGCCCCTGCGGTTTAACTCGAGGATGAGGTCATTTGTCTCGACCTCCGGGGCTTTTGAGACGTAGACCATAACCGTTTCAAACCCGTTCAGGAGTCCAAGGAGCCGTTGTTTGATGCTGCTGCTGTACGCTGTAATCTCGTTTTGGGAGAGATGGGATCGGACCTCCTTTGCCTGCGCGCGGAGGGCCGCCTTTGCCTGACTCATTATAGGAGTTTTGGCTCAATCAAACCATAAAATATACATGCTCCCGGGCGGGAAAGCCGTCGCTTCGCTGCTTTCCGCTCCCCGCTGCAGACCTCACAGATCCCGCGGAGCAAGAATGCCGTCGCGGCGTTCTGGGGTGCATCGAGGATCTCGTCTCGGGATGCCCCTTCCCTTCAACGCGATGCCCATATGGACCTTCGGGCAGCTGCCTGCCTCAGTGGCGATCCCCTCACGGTCCACGTTACCGTGAACATCAACTTCCGCTCTTTGGCGAATGTAATATTAAAAAGTGGGAGTGTCCCGCCGGACTCTCCTATTGTTAGAAGTTAAAATGCCGCCCGACAATCTTTAACGCGCAGTAATCGCCGCACATTGTGCAGGCATCGGTGTCGGCCGGCATCCGTTCGTTCCGGATTGCCCGGGCGCGCTCGGGGTTGATCGCGATCGCAAACTGCCGTTCCCAGTCAAGTTCCCGGCGTGCGTGGCCCATCTCGAGATCGGCGTCCCGCTTCTTGAGTTTGATCATATCCCCGACGTGGGCGGCGATCCTTGAACTGATGACGCCCTCATAGACCTCCTCGGGGGTTGGGAGCGCCAGGTGTTCGGCCGGCGTCACATAGCAGATGAAATCGGCACCGTAAGAGGAGGAGAGCGCGGCCCCGATGGCGGCCACCCGGTCGTCGTAGCCCGGTGCGATATCGGTGACGAGCGGCCCGAGCATGTAGAACGGCTTTCTGTTTGTGACCCGCTTTTGCAGGATGACGTTCGCCTCGATCTCGTCGATCGGGATATGCCCCGGTCCCTCTATGATCGCCTGCACACCCTCTGCGTGAGCTTTGTCGGCGAGTTCGGCATTGATGAGCAGTTCCTGAATCTGAGCGCGGTCGGTCGCGTCGTGGACCGCACCCGCCCGCATCCCGTTGCCGAACGAGAGAGTGACCTCGTGCTCTTTTAAGATCTCAAGCAGGTAGTCGAATTCAGAATAGAGCGGGTTCTCTTTTTCGTTGTGGAGCATCCACGCGGTCATGAAGGCGCCGCCCCGGGAGACGAGCCCGCCGTGCCGTCCCTGGTTCTTTAAGCGCTTCATCGTCTCGTAGTTGATCCCGGTGTGGATCGCCATGAAGTTCGTCCCGAGCTTCGCCTGCTCCTCCGTGATCCGGAAGAGGTCGTCCTCCTCCATGTGGACGACGGCCCCGTATTTTCGGGCGGCCTCGATGAACGCCTGGTAGAGCGGGACGGACCCGACCGAGAGGGTGGTCGCCTCGATGACCCTGCGCCGGATCTCGACGAAATCGCCGCCGGTGGAGAGTTCCATCAGCGTATCGGCACCGGCGCGCTCGGCCTGCCGGGCCTTCTCGACCTCCATATCGACGTCCACGATATCCGAAGACGTTCCGATGCTTGCGTTGACCTTCGTCCGGAGTCCTTCGCCGATACCGCAGATCTTCACCTTGCGATAGGGGGAGACCGGGATGACGATATGGCCCTCGGCCACGCCGCGCCGGACGAAATCCTCAGTTACACCTTCTGCTGCCGCAACAGCCCGCATCTCTTCAGTGATGATGCCATGTCGGGCATCCTCTATGAGTCCCATGGCTCTATATTTGAGAGAAAGGGTTGATAAAGGCTTGTTTTTGCGATTTGACCTAAGATTTGCTTGTTTTCTCCTAAAGTAAAATTGATTTACGCTTACTCAGGTTTTGTTTCCTAGCCGGGAAGCCAAGACTTACAAGAGAGTGGAGAGCACCAGTACATCGATTGGTGATCCCTTGTACGTCAATTTTGGTGGCTTTGTTCCAATCAGCACCGTCGACTGGCGTGGGCGGGCAGCCTGCACCGTCTTTCTCAGAGGATGCCCCGCCCGGTGCTTCTACTGCCACAACGCCTCCCTTCAGGGCGGTGAGGACCTTCGCGACATAGATGAGATCCTTGAAATGATCCGGAGTTCCCGCATGCTTGCAGGTGCCGTCGTCTTCTCCGGAGGAGAGCCGACACTGCAGGGGCCGGCGCTCATGCACCTCGCCACCGCTGCCAAAAAGATGAGGTTCTCCGTCGGCCTGCACACAAACGGGATGTTTCCCCGGGTTATTGAAGCCCTCCTTAAGGAGCATCTCGTGGACATGATCGCGCTCGACCTCAAGACTACATGGGAAGACTACGACAATCTACTGGGGCTTCCCGCCGTCGATGCGGTGAAGGGGTCGCTTGATCTCTGCATGCGGGCCAGGGCCAACGGCAGCCTCGGAAGATTTGAGGTCGTGGTCACTCTCTTCCGGGGCAGGGAGAGTGATCTCCCATCCATCGCCAGGGCCACCCGCGGGGTTGATCTCG
Proteins encoded in this region:
- the npdG gene encoding NADPH-dependent F420 reductase gives rise to the protein MKIGIVGGTGEIGEGMALRLSPKYDVIVGSREETKAIATCDACRASLEERDLACNLLGVTNQRAIDEADVVILAIPFRHVAPTLKTLTGFEDKIVISPVNPIERTTYFYYAPPPEGSAAMMIKGMLPESAIVCAAFNNVAANKWRALDEVLDYSVAVCCDDDGAKRTVMDLVNSVSSLRAYDAGPLHAASIVESLTPLLLNIARFNGMKDVGVRFV
- a CDS encoding aldolase translates to MLDQEFERIGKRLFLEGLVGANFGNMSVRAEEGGFHITRTGAYLDTCEMPAFVPEKGDAPREASSEYRVHRAVYRETPHCAIVHAHPVHAVAASLDADIIRPADSEGGMLCPAIPVVTGSPGTNEIAENVAGALQAGHIVIVRGHGTFAAGRTLDEAYIYTSIAEYACRILFLSGRLRGVL
- the aglJ gene encoding S-layer glycoprotein N-glycosyltransferase AglJ, which codes for MSIERDEVCIFIPTLNEAPTIGRLIQEFQERGFHHILVMDGNSIDGTPEIAQAAGAIVRKQTGKGKGNAIIEAIEIIDKPYVLMLDGDGTNSPEDAERMLEPLGRGFDHVIGDRLANPEEGAFTRLNHLGNHIINLMFRIAHGRDLRDILSGYRAFTLHSIRQMTLKETGFEIETEMAVEAVRHGQRIAVVPVRYYARSGTATKLNPLHDGIGILSTIYRLAKTNNPIFYFGIIGLLISLAGGVIGIYVVLEWLKNIEHLPLTILTVLLIVVGFQIFMFGVISDMLLGFHREIIRQIEELQNPPKPPR
- a CDS encoding endonuclease dU; the encoded protein is MHVAKSGLRVLGIAESYSGRERSTLAGVVMRKDLLIDGVAFAPVTVGGSDATDAVIRVFTGLAREDINLIMISGSVIAWYNIIDPVAVQEATGLPVIITTYEESEGLEEDIRRHFPGDVERLAAYRRLGERIPVRLHSGYALFIRPYGLSFKDAARLCNDFTREGKVPEPIRVARLIARGLVRSSRSTPDDHDR
- a CDS encoding universal stress protein; this translates as MFKLILVAIDGSEIGHRALEEALAVARSMKAALHAVHVVQTETYPTLMLNELEPPDLARQAVLDSLEREADEILAEAERQAAASGVRMTVHKRRGHPGAEITALAQELNADLTVIGSHGRGRIDRFILGSVSSYVVDHATSTVMVVRS
- a CDS encoding archaellin/type IV pilin N-terminal domain-containing protein; translation: MLGADSTIFRFSTALRTASQPGKPSEAPVELTTESDRAISETHGTLLMVAITIILAILVLLMALAMLPSGSWMEPAEPPIIITEISHNSKETGKFTCASRIVLLNNGSTVYENDGLKAVIYRNGQKVCVVQTLNGHRLIPSHHYGVKTLGGEGCRTPYWNPGEELELDLSDNTIYPGVQVTVEILEKQTGEIISKHTVQA
- a CDS encoding helix-turn-helix transcriptional regulator, with the protein product MSDQEEEALKVIQSHRQGVLQSELWKLLDIDSRKCSRIVKRLLDAGLIERIEFRSDGIKTYLLRAKKQAIDPCLILAGGEILPCIGCDQECTPEDCALLFDWMYQLALEEYQGE
- a CDS encoding LSM domain-containing protein; this translates as MVNGIVLPVKKVFSLVDSKIVVEIKDDGRKLQGRLVAVDEHLNLHMDETTEYKGDQRGRILGTVVIRGNNILTIAPLL
- the fbp gene encoding fructose-1,6-bisphosphate aldolase/phosphatase, encoding MVKTTVSVIKADIGSFPGHSRTHPKILELAAQRLKEAEGKIIIDSHVTHCGDDLELIMTHTKGEDNEEIHKLAWDIFMECAGVAKEMKLYGAGQDLLGDAFSGNVKGMGPGVAEMEFEERGSDPVLIFMADKTEPGAWNYFLYKIFADPFSTSGLVIDPSMHQGFTFEVHDVIEKRRIRFNTPEESYSLLAYIGAPSRYVIKYVWKRDGTIAASTSTQRLNLMAGRYVGKDDPVMIVRAQSGFPSVGEVIDPFRTPILVAGWMRGSHHGPFMPVGVCDANCTQFDGPPRVICLGFQVSNGKLIGPADMFDDPAFDRVREQCCELSSMLRAHGPFEPHRLSLEEMEYTTLPGVEKQFKDRWEDLPE
- a CDS encoding Hsp20/alpha crystallin family protein, with the translated sequence MSDTPEDIFQQLNELMKRLMEQGLKEQGDQNRPFAYGFKIVLHDASRQEAPTTEETEPVSAPAEPSSEGKIEPIAEMFTTDDDVTVAVDLPGVEKDEIHLSLINGTLTIIAGANQLTSVEVPAVDPDSMQSNYKHGVLEVKFSRGKTIRID
- a CDS encoding CDC48 family AAA ATPase, producing the protein MANIDSVEVTIKEAAHEDAGRGIARLSIDTMKALNLVSGDVIEIEGRQKAATLVWPGFPQDTGRAILRIDGNTRRNVGAGIDDIVKIKKTEAGYAKKVTIQPTQPIRLVGGEQYLARLLRGRPVIEGQYIPVSILGNPLTFAVAKVVPKGIAIVTDSTEIELKETPYEPKEGQRETRAADVHYEDIGGLDRELQLVREMIELPLRHPELFERLGIEPPKGVLLYGPPGTGKTLIAKAVANEVDAHFITLSGPEIMSKYYGESEERLREVFEEAQENAPSIIFIDEIDSIAPKREEVKGEVERRVVAQLLALMDGLKTRGQVVVIAATNLPDMIDPALRRGGRFDREIEIGIPDTKGRQQIFQIHTRGMPLADDVNLEEYARSTHGFVGADIALLAKEAAMHALRRIIPQIKIEEEIPAEIIDQLRVTNEDFIEAHKHVEPSAMREVLVEIPDVKWEDVGGLDDVKRDLAEAVEWPLKYPEVFASLDTKPPRGILLFGPPGTGKTLLAKAVANESECNFISVKGPELLSKWVGESERGIRQVFRKARQAAPSIIFFDEIDALLPKRGAYIGSSHVTESVVSQILTELDGLEELNNVVVLGATNRPDMLDEALLRPGRLDRIIYVPPPDREGRKKIFEVYLRNKEILSNDVNIDELVDRTEGYVGADIEALVREAKISAMREFIAVMGKKPEEERRQAIGNVRITKKHFEDAFTRVKGSLDIDRLEENERSSWKILYNQEQRSALEEAVSAINRVRTRETGKIEEEVKDLVQALKDAVYARKKDFGEISRLTKELKTKIERPLPQTGMAF